One window of Oscillibacter hominis genomic DNA carries:
- a CDS encoding ATP-binding cassette domain-containing protein, producing the protein MTLLTLKGIRKHFGPIQALDGVDAEIVSGWITAIVGDNGSGKSTLIKILSGNLEPDSGTICTPAGGYPRLSIRQSIELGIRTVYQDLSLDNYKNSYENVFLGCEPMRCGVLIDRRTMRRETRRLLDQLEIHIPDLELPVRNLSGGQRQGLAIARALRTPGKVLLLDEPTAAMGIRESHNTLELLRRLRSQGMTQVLVSHNLYQVFDVADRVVVMRAGRCIADVMTASSSPEAIHTMILQQESEER; encoded by the coding sequence GTGACGCTGCTGACGCTCAAGGGAATCAGGAAACACTTCGGCCCGATCCAGGCCTTGGACGGCGTGGACGCGGAGATCGTCAGCGGCTGGATCACCGCCATCGTGGGTGACAATGGCTCCGGCAAGTCCACGCTGATCAAAATCCTGTCCGGGAACCTGGAGCCTGACAGCGGAACCATCTGTACCCCGGCGGGCGGCTATCCCCGGCTGAGTATCCGCCAGTCCATCGAACTTGGTATCCGGACCGTGTACCAGGACCTGTCGCTGGACAACTATAAAAACAGCTATGAAAATGTCTTTTTGGGCTGTGAGCCCATGCGCTGCGGCGTGCTGATCGACCGGCGCACCATGCGGCGGGAGACCAGGCGGCTGCTGGACCAGCTGGAAATTCACATCCCGGACCTGGAACTGCCGGTGCGGAACCTCTCCGGCGGCCAGCGGCAGGGGCTGGCCATTGCCCGGGCCCTGCGCACGCCGGGAAAGGTCCTTTTGCTGGACGAGCCCACGGCGGCAATGGGCATCCGGGAATCCCACAACACGCTGGAGCTGCTGCGCCGCCTGCGCAGCCAGGGTATGACCCAGGTGCTGGTCAGCCACAACCTCTACCAGGTGTTTGACGTAGCGGATCGGGTGGTGGTGATGCGAGCGGGGCGCTGCATTGCCGACGTGATGACCGCGTCCTCCAGCCCGGAGGCGATCCACACGATGATTTTGCAGCAGGAGAGCGAAGAGAGATGA
- a CDS encoding ABC transporter permease yields MKKHFARHASVWILVAFCLLLAGFLSLRTGSFFSSKNVVNILEANSYRMILAVGMTFVVASGAIDLSVGSILSLSAIVMAQAMHGGWSVALSVAAGLIVGGALGTVNGTLIHLTRINALIVTLATSFLYRGLALMLTLGAPVTKFPQAFRSFGYGDLFGMESGVTMAILLIAAAFPLMYKMRWGHYLTALGGNPEALKRSGVSTGRYRIGCFAAMGVLAALAGVIITARLNSAEPNAGLDMEMDAITAVIMGGTPLSGGSASLAGTAVAVFLLGMIRNGLTLMSVSSYYQQFITGAILLCAVVSAELRQRRQRVG; encoded by the coding sequence ATGAAAAAACACTTTGCCCGCCATGCCTCTGTCTGGATTTTAGTGGCCTTCTGCCTGCTTTTGGCAGGATTTTTAAGTTTGCGCACCGGTTCCTTTTTTTCCTCGAAGAACGTGGTCAACATCCTGGAGGCCAACTCCTACCGGATGATTCTGGCCGTCGGCATGACCTTTGTGGTGGCATCGGGGGCCATCGACCTTTCCGTGGGGTCCATCCTGTCCCTCAGCGCCATTGTGATGGCCCAGGCCATGCACGGCGGCTGGAGCGTGGCGCTGTCCGTGGCGGCGGGGCTTATTGTGGGCGGGGCCTTGGGCACCGTCAATGGGACGCTGATCCACCTGACCCGGATCAACGCGCTGATCGTCACCCTGGCCACCTCCTTTCTCTACCGGGGGCTGGCGCTGATGCTGACGCTGGGCGCGCCGGTGACCAAGTTCCCCCAGGCCTTCCGGAGCTTTGGCTACGGGGACCTCTTCGGCATGGAATCCGGCGTGACCATGGCGATTTTGCTGATTGCCGCGGCCTTCCCCCTGATGTACAAAATGCGCTGGGGGCACTACCTGACGGCCCTGGGAGGCAATCCGGAGGCTCTGAAGCGCAGCGGCGTGAGCACGGGCCGATACCGCATCGGCTGCTTTGCCGCCATGGGCGTGCTGGCGGCTTTGGCGGGGGTCATCATCACCGCCCGGCTCAATTCCGCCGAGCCCAACGCGGGGCTGGACATGGAGATGGACGCCATCACGGCGGTCATCATGGGCGGTACGCCCCTCTCCGGCGGCAGTGCGTCCCTGGCGGGCACGGCGGTGGCGGTATTCCTGCTGGGCATGATCCGAAACGGCCTCACGCTGATGAGCGTCTCGTCCTATTATCAGCAGTTCATCACAGGAGCGATCCTGCTGTGCGCAGTGGTGTCGGCGGAGCTGCGCCAGCGGCGGCAGCGGGTCGGCTGA
- a CDS encoding sugar ABC transporter substrate-binding protein: MKRTLTLLLSLAMVVALLGGCGNGGASSSGSASGSGSGSGSAASGSQAPSGDDIVSQLYDSVDQALSAQLGQVPTASGEEKFGAVIISLTNPFWVTMKDCYEAAAQELGVSIDVQTGTTEGDTQSQLDVLMTMADMDYDVILVSPIDGTNLIPGIVKCNENGVKVINLGPGVDTDALAEAGGHLDGKITVNFKEQGQTVANDIIARLPSGGEVAILQGLTGAGQSEGRTAGAAEVLEAAEGIDLVASVPCDWDATKAYDATKDILTEHPDLKAIFACNDVMALAAVEALGAEGRSDVLVYGVDFTDDARAAMKEGTMTGSMSYSSVKYTEAALKMAIAMAQGTEYADPIYLPLTLVSVDNVSQMDDWK, from the coding sequence ATGAAACGGACATTGACACTCTTGCTGTCCCTTGCAATGGTAGTGGCCCTGCTGGGCGGCTGCGGAAACGGCGGAGCATCCAGCTCCGGCAGCGCATCCGGCTCCGGCAGCGGCTCTGGAAGCGCCGCGTCCGGCAGCCAGGCTCCGTCCGGAGACGACATAGTGAGCCAGCTCTACGACTCCGTGGACCAGGCCCTCTCCGCACAGCTGGGCCAGGTGCCCACCGCCAGCGGTGAGGAGAAGTTCGGCGCGGTCATCATCTCTCTCACGAACCCGTTCTGGGTGACCATGAAGGACTGCTATGAAGCGGCCGCCCAGGAGCTGGGCGTCAGCATCGACGTTCAGACCGGCACCACCGAAGGCGATACCCAGTCCCAGTTGGATGTGCTGATGACCATGGCGGACATGGACTACGACGTGATCCTGGTCTCTCCCATCGACGGCACCAACCTGATCCCCGGCATTGTCAAGTGCAATGAAAACGGCGTCAAGGTCATCAACCTGGGGCCGGGCGTGGACACGGACGCCCTGGCGGAGGCCGGCGGCCACCTGGACGGCAAGATCACCGTCAACTTCAAAGAGCAGGGCCAGACCGTGGCAAATGACATCATTGCCCGTCTTCCCTCCGGCGGCGAGGTCGCCATTTTGCAGGGCCTGACCGGAGCCGGCCAGTCTGAGGGCCGCACCGCGGGAGCCGCGGAAGTGCTGGAAGCAGCCGAAGGCATCGACCTGGTGGCCTCCGTTCCCTGCGACTGGGACGCCACAAAGGCCTATGACGCCACCAAGGACATCCTCACCGAGCACCCGGACCTGAAGGCCATTTTTGCCTGCAACGACGTGATGGCTCTGGCCGCAGTGGAGGCGCTGGGCGCCGAGGGCCGCAGCGATGTGCTGGTGTACGGCGTGGACTTCACCGATGACGCCCGTGCCGCCATGAAGGAGGGCACCATGACCGGCTCCATGTCCTACTCCAGCGTCAAGTACACCGAGGCCGCCCTGAAGATGGCCATTGCCATGGCCCAGGGAACGGAGTACGCCGATCCCATCTACCTGCCCCTGACGCTGGTGAGCGTGGACAACGTAAGCCAGATGGACGACTGGAAATAA
- a CDS encoding pseudouridine-5'-phosphate glycosidase, giving the protein MDFLAETALLTHGLRSISNEELRSAWTVSRPCLAWVERGTLRVGTMEEYLPFRSRGEEVGRIDCEHLEDALKSGASGALTASGTMAACHRLGVFLAVSCGIGGIGDIRGEELCPDLPALVRYPVALLATAPKDMLDVPATFGWLWQHGVHVAGSECTGYLFHSTCVALDEGLAGYGTAEAVRRAAERGLLLLRPIPEEERIADLSILHAAISAGKQAEALGSYYHPAANGEIDRRTGGESSRMQLRSFLANVQAALELN; this is encoded by the coding sequence ATGGACTTTCTGGCGGAAACGGCCCTTCTGACCCACGGGCTGCGGTCCATATCCAATGAGGAGCTGCGCTCCGCCTGGACCGTCAGCCGGCCCTGTCTTGCATGGGTGGAGCGTGGAACGCTCCGGGTGGGTACCATGGAGGAATACCTGCCCTTCCGCTCCAGGGGAGAAGAGGTGGGCCGCATCGACTGCGAGCACTTGGAGGATGCCCTGAAAAGCGGCGCCTCCGGAGCGCTGACGGCCTCCGGCACCATGGCCGCGTGCCACCGCTTAGGCGTCTTTCTTGCGGTGAGCTGCGGTATCGGCGGCATTGGGGACATCCGGGGCGAAGAGCTGTGCCCGGACCTTCCGGCGCTGGTGCGCTACCCGGTGGCCCTGCTGGCCACGGCACCCAAGGATATGCTGGATGTGCCCGCCACCTTCGGGTGGCTGTGGCAGCACGGCGTCCACGTGGCGGGAAGTGAGTGCACGGGCTATCTCTTTCACAGCACATGCGTGGCCTTGGACGAGGGCCTTGCCGGCTATGGGACGGCGGAGGCGGTCAGACGCGCTGCGGAGCGCGGCCTTTTGCTGCTCCGGCCCATCCCGGAGGAGGAGCGGATCGCGGACCTCTCCATCCTGCACGCGGCCATCTCCGCCGGAAAACAGGCGGAAGCCCTGGGGAGCTACTATCACCCGGCGGCCAACGGCGAAATCGACCGGCGCACCGGCGGGGAATCCTCCCGGATGCAGCTGAGGTCCTTTCTGGCCAATGTCCAGGCCGCCCTGGAGCTGAACTAA
- a CDS encoding MATE family efflux transporter: protein MQESDIRNTGQHRAIARTLIQFSLPLILSGILQQLYNWADAFIVGNVEGELALAAIGATGTVVNFYLMTITGFTLGLSILFAQAFGSAQTEFIPKVLSTFSLLLGSIFLVLAAVGIGTSSALLRLMHTTQDTLALADSYLRIVLSGIPFLAVYNVYSAALRGVGNSRAPFLAIVFSSVVNVALDILFVFLLRWGVGGAAAATVLSQAAMTAFLVVYSIKKQPLLRFRFSRKALDRKALAQGVRLGIPPMIQSSVSAFGSLLLQNFMNGFGTQTVAAITTAYRVDTIILLPIINLGSGISTIVAQSYGAGERQRTRSILSVGTVLMAIVSLGMTALVIPTGGYLIAMFGVGREATEIGRDFFLHIACFYVAFGLATAVRGFLEGLGDVLYSSVAGIVSLAVRIAASYGLAVYFGSRIIAYAEAFSWGVLLILYVTRMVWIRRHPDALGGERDGR from the coding sequence ATGCAAGAATCAGACATCAGGAACACCGGACAGCACCGCGCCATTGCCCGCACGCTGATCCAATTCAGCCTTCCGCTCATCCTCAGCGGCATCCTGCAGCAGCTTTACAACTGGGCGGATGCGTTCATTGTGGGCAATGTGGAGGGGGAACTGGCTCTGGCCGCCATCGGCGCCACCGGCACGGTGGTCAACTTTTATCTGATGACCATCACCGGCTTCACCTTAGGGCTCTCCATCCTGTTTGCCCAGGCATTCGGCAGCGCTCAGACAGAGTTCATCCCCAAGGTGCTCTCCACCTTCTCATTGCTCCTTGGCTCCATCTTCCTGGTGCTGGCCGCCGTGGGGATCGGCACATCCAGTGCGCTGCTGCGTCTGATGCACACCACCCAGGACACACTGGCCCTGGCGGACTCCTATCTCCGGATTGTCCTCTCAGGCATCCCTTTCCTTGCGGTCTACAACGTATACTCCGCGGCGCTGCGTGGCGTTGGCAACAGCAGGGCCCCCTTCCTGGCCATTGTCTTCTCCTCTGTGGTCAATGTGGCCCTGGACATCCTGTTCGTATTCCTGCTGCGCTGGGGCGTCGGCGGAGCCGCTGCCGCGACCGTGCTCTCCCAGGCGGCGATGACCGCTTTCCTTGTGGTTTACAGCATAAAAAAGCAGCCGCTGCTGCGTTTTCGCTTCAGCCGGAAGGCACTGGACCGCAAGGCGCTGGCACAGGGCGTCCGCCTGGGCATTCCGCCCATGATCCAATCCAGCGTCAGCGCCTTCGGCAGCCTGCTGCTCCAGAACTTTATGAACGGCTTTGGGACCCAGACCGTGGCGGCGATCACCACGGCGTACCGGGTGGACACCATCATCCTGCTGCCCATCATCAACCTTGGGTCCGGCATCTCCACCATCGTGGCCCAAAGCTACGGCGCGGGAGAGAGGCAGCGGACCCGCAGCATCCTTTCCGTGGGCACAGTGCTGATGGCCATTGTGTCCCTTGGGATGACCGCCCTGGTCATCCCCACAGGAGGGTATCTGATCGCCATGTTCGGCGTGGGCCGGGAGGCCACGGAGATCGGGCGTGACTTCTTCCTGCACATTGCCTGCTTCTATGTGGCCTTCGGCCTTGCGACCGCGGTCCGCGGCTTCCTGGAGGGGCTTGGGGACGTGCTCTACTCCAGCGTGGCGGGCATCGTGTCGCTGGCCGTCCGCATCGCGGCCTCCTATGGCCTGGCCGTGTATTTTGGCAGCAGGATCATCGCCTACGCCGAGGCCTTCTCCTGGGGCGTGCTGCTGATCCTCTATGTGACCCGCATGGTGTGGATCAGGCGTCACCCCGACGCGCTGGGCGGGGAGAGGGACGGAAGGTAA
- a CDS encoding SDR family NAD(P)-dependent oxidoreductase, translating to MLHGKVAIITGGSRGIGYAVVETYLKNGASVALFASRQETVDKALSKLAEEHPNAPVMGLYPDLSDLASVEEAFGQVKERFGRIDILVNNAGISARESIFDYKAEDFERIIRLNVTALFNCSKVAAVYMREQGGGVILNASSMVTRNGQSAGCGYPTSKYAVNGLTRSLARELGPYHIRVNAVAPGVTRTDMVANLPQAMVDRLLPSIPLGRMGEPEEVANAYLFLASDLASYVTGAVLHVDGGAIA from the coding sequence ATGCTACATGGGAAAGTGGCTATTATCACCGGCGGCAGCCGCGGGATCGGATACGCGGTGGTGGAAACCTATTTAAAAAACGGCGCGTCCGTGGCGCTGTTCGCCTCCCGGCAGGAGACGGTGGATAAAGCGCTAAGCAAGCTTGCAGAGGAGCATCCCAACGCGCCCGTCATGGGCCTGTATCCGGACTTATCCGATCTTGCCTCTGTGGAGGAGGCCTTCGGCCAGGTCAAGGAGCGCTTCGGCAGGATCGACATTCTGGTCAACAACGCGGGAATCTCTGCACGGGAGAGCATCTTTGACTACAAGGCAGAGGACTTTGAGCGGATCATCCGCCTGAATGTGACCGCTCTGTTCAACTGCTCCAAGGTGGCGGCCGTCTACATGCGGGAACAGGGCGGCGGTGTGATTCTCAACGCCAGCTCCATGGTCACCCGCAACGGCCAGAGCGCCGGCTGCGGATACCCCACCTCCAAGTACGCAGTCAACGGCCTGACCAGATCCCTTGCCAGGGAACTGGGGCCTTACCACATCCGCGTCAACGCTGTGGCGCCCGGCGTCACCCGGACGGATATGGTGGCAAACCTTCCCCAGGCCATGGTGGACCGCCTGCTGCCTTCCATCCCCCTGGGGCGTATGGGAGAGCCGGAGGAGGTGGCCAACGCCTACCTCTTCTTGGCCAGCGATCTGGCCAGCTATGTCACTGGCGCGGTCCTTCATGTGGACGGCGGAGCCATCGCCTGA
- a CDS encoding HAD family hydrolase, giving the protein MRMQGAIFDWNSTFLDETGVLRPEVRAFLTLMKLEDVWMYLITAQRLETVRRLDELDLTDYFRGIVAADEAEGDSGELCWKAARRMKLPKSMLAVFSGDPEVLRSAKAAKFRTVGILGRAAEEEVRSAADEVMEDFSSMVER; this is encoded by the coding sequence ATGCGGATGCAGGGTGCGATTTTTGACTGGAACAGCACGTTCCTTGACGAAACGGGGGTATTGCGCCCGGAGGTGCGGGCGTTTTTGACGCTGATGAAGTTAGAAGACGTGTGGATGTACCTGATTACAGCCCAGCGCCTTGAGACGGTGCGGCGGCTGGATGAGCTGGATCTGACGGATTACTTCCGGGGGATTGTGGCCGCGGATGAGGCCGAGGGCGACAGCGGGGAGCTGTGCTGGAAGGCGGCCCGGCGGATGAAGCTGCCAAAGTCCATGCTGGCGGTTTTCTCCGGCGACCCGGAGGTCCTGCGCTCCGCCAAGGCGGCAAAATTCCGGACTGTCGGGATTTTGGGCCGGGCGGCGGAAGAGGAGGTGCGATCCGCTGCCGACGAGGTGATGGAGGACTTTTCCTCCATGGTGGAGCGCTGA
- a CDS encoding HNH endonuclease, with the protein MISAKLTNETRKAVYRRDGYRCALCDSTAGLQVHHVVRRSQGGTDYPHNLITLCWRCHAVAHGTRLPEYGDLQGAEVCQDCVEYLADYYADEGFLWSPWAKVQPRLYGGD; encoded by the coding sequence ATGATCTCAGCTAAGCTCACAAACGAAACCCGCAAGGCCGTCTATCGCCGCGACGGCTACCGCTGCGCCCTCTGCGACTCCACAGCGGGCCTCCAGGTGCACCACGTGGTGCGGCGCTCCCAGGGCGGCACGGACTATCCCCACAACCTGATCACGCTCTGCTGGCGCTGCCACGCCGTGGCCCACGGCACCCGCCTCCCGGAGTATGGAGACCTCCAGGGCGCGGAGGTGTGCCAGGACTGCGTGGAGTACCTGGCGGACTACTACGCCGACGAGGGCTTCCTCTGGTCGCCCTGGGCCAAGGTACAGCCCAGGCTCTACGGGGGGGACTGA
- a CDS encoding cell wall hydrolase: MAYSDRELLARLIECEAGGEGDTGMKAVAGVVMNRVHATGGEYARVGQGSIRNIIFQPGQFVCASETEGGAYNPQNIYNMRPQQIHYDIADWAIAGNRLPDVAESLWFYNPFSPNCRPQFPSNVGYLQTRIGDHCFYNPTDAYYKT, encoded by the coding sequence ATGGCTTATTCAGATCGTGAATTATTGGCGCGTCTGATAGAATGCGAGGCGGGAGGAGAGGGTGACACCGGGATGAAGGCGGTGGCGGGCGTGGTGATGAACCGGGTCCATGCCACCGGCGGAGAGTATGCCCGCGTTGGGCAGGGCAGCATCCGCAACATCATTTTTCAGCCGGGACAATTTGTCTGTGCCAGCGAGACGGAGGGCGGGGCGTATAACCCGCAGAATATCTACAATATGCGCCCGCAGCAGATACACTATGACATCGCTGACTGGGCCATTGCAGGAAACCGTCTTCCGGATGTGGCGGAATCCCTGTGGTTTTACAATCCATTCTCTCCCAATTGCCGCCCCCAGTTCCCATCCAATGTGGGATATTTGCAGACGCGCATCGGCGACCATTGCTTTTACAATCCGACAGACGCTTACTACAAGACTTAA